From Bradyrhizobium sp. NDS-1, the proteins below share one genomic window:
- a CDS encoding LysR family transcriptional regulator — MDRLLQLEVFSKTAELGSLSKAAEILRMSNAAASRHLSALEERLAVRLIERNTRRQWLTEAGQELLQRCSTLLNELAEAEDAVSDRALSPKGMLRVTSSLSFAMIYLAPMLPAFRALYPDLSVQIISANRYLDFIEAGIDVAIRTREHEPDSNIIVRRIGQMHRVLAAAPAYLEKHGRPEHPTDLARHNMLIYNLANDPYSLRLSKGSTTQTVRIAPTLDSNDGQIICGAARAGLGILIQPLYIVQADIAAGRLVPVLMGWELPLLTMNIAYQNRVRLPAKIRVFSDFLVSHIREHSQPGIWIDAAK, encoded by the coding sequence ATGGACCGGCTGCTCCAACTCGAAGTCTTCTCCAAGACCGCTGAACTCGGCAGCCTTTCCAAAGCCGCCGAGATCCTGCGGATGTCGAACGCGGCCGCGAGCCGACACCTCAGCGCGCTGGAGGAGCGGCTTGCGGTGCGGCTGATCGAGCGCAACACGCGGCGGCAATGGCTGACCGAAGCCGGGCAGGAACTGCTGCAGCGTTGCAGCACGCTCTTGAACGAGCTCGCCGAAGCCGAGGACGCCGTCTCCGACCGCGCGCTGTCGCCGAAGGGCATGCTGCGCGTGACGAGCTCACTGTCCTTCGCAATGATCTATCTCGCGCCGATGCTGCCGGCTTTTCGCGCGCTCTACCCGGATCTCAGCGTGCAGATCATCAGTGCCAACCGCTATCTGGACTTCATCGAAGCCGGTATCGACGTCGCGATCCGCACGCGGGAGCACGAACCGGATTCCAACATCATCGTCCGCCGCATCGGCCAGATGCATCGTGTGCTCGCGGCGGCTCCCGCCTACCTCGAGAAGCACGGCCGGCCGGAGCATCCCACGGATCTCGCCCGCCACAACATGCTGATCTACAATCTCGCCAACGATCCCTATTCGCTGCGGCTGAGCAAGGGCAGCACGACGCAGACCGTGCGGATCGCGCCGACGCTCGACAGCAATGACGGCCAGATCATCTGTGGTGCAGCGCGCGCAGGGCTCGGCATCCTGATCCAGCCGCTTTATATCGTGCAGGCCGACATCGCCGCCGGCCGGCTGGTACCGGTCCTGATGGGCTGGGAACTGCCGCTACTCACCATGAACATCGCCTATCAAAACCGCGTCAGGCTGCCCGCCAAGATCAGGGTCTTTTCCGACTTCCTGGTCAGCCACATCCGCGAGCATTCGCAGCCGGGGATCTGGATCGACGCGGCGAAGTGA
- a CDS encoding sugar ABC transporter ATP-binding protein, which yields MNDPILEMRGVSKTFFGIKALRAVDLTVYAGEVHALMGENGAGKSTLMKILSGAYRPDPGGEIRIEGHLVRIEGPLGGRNAGISIIYQELSLAPNLSVAENIYLGREISRSGMLARGVMRESVGPILKRLGADFLPSTLAAHLSMGQRQLVEIARALHARSKILIMDEPTTALSAGESARLFALIRQLRSEGLAIIYISHRMDEVYALGDRVTVLRDGRLVGSLDKPEIRADTIVRLMVGREVSSFYKKDHDPEAGRGHPVLAAIDMADGHRVKGCSLTVHAGEVVGLAGLIGAGRTELAHLIIGALPKISGRLELEGRPVEIRSPGEALESGIAYLTEDRKALGLFLDMSCLDNINLAVLARDAKLGWFLDRDKARERADRAFAGLSIRAANVSVPAGGLSGGNQQKLLLSRLLAIAPKALILDEPTRGVDVGAKSEIYSIIDNLAKAGTAILVISSDLPEIIGICDRVVVMRSGRIAGEVTRGPHSPLTQEDIMALATGMEHLDA from the coding sequence ATGAACGATCCGATCCTCGAGATGCGCGGGGTCTCCAAGACCTTCTTCGGCATCAAGGCACTGCGCGCCGTCGATCTCACCGTCTATGCCGGCGAAGTGCATGCCTTGATGGGCGAGAACGGCGCCGGCAAGTCGACGCTGATGAAGATTCTGTCCGGCGCCTACAGGCCTGATCCCGGCGGCGAGATCCGCATCGAAGGACACTTGGTGCGGATCGAAGGCCCGCTCGGCGGCCGCAACGCAGGCATCTCCATCATCTATCAGGAGCTGTCGCTCGCCCCCAATCTCAGTGTCGCCGAGAACATTTATCTGGGACGCGAGATCTCTCGTTCGGGAATGCTGGCGCGCGGTGTCATGCGCGAGAGCGTCGGCCCCATCCTGAAGCGGCTGGGCGCTGACTTCCTGCCATCGACGCTGGCGGCGCATCTGTCGATGGGCCAGCGGCAATTGGTCGAGATCGCGCGTGCGCTGCACGCGAGATCGAAGATCCTGATCATGGACGAGCCGACCACCGCGTTGTCGGCGGGCGAGAGCGCGCGGCTGTTCGCGCTGATCCGCCAGCTTCGCTCCGAGGGGCTCGCCATCATCTACATCTCGCATCGCATGGACGAGGTCTACGCGCTCGGCGACCGCGTCACCGTGCTGCGCGACGGCCGGCTGGTCGGCTCGCTCGACAAGCCCGAGATCCGCGCCGACACCATCGTGCGGCTGATGGTCGGGCGCGAGGTCTCATCGTTCTACAAGAAGGACCACGATCCGGAGGCGGGGCGGGGACATCCCGTGCTCGCGGCGATCGACATGGCCGATGGCCACCGCGTCAAGGGTTGTTCGCTCACCGTGCATGCGGGCGAGGTGGTCGGTCTTGCCGGTCTGATCGGCGCCGGCCGCACCGAGCTTGCGCATCTCATCATCGGCGCGTTGCCCAAGATCTCCGGCCGGCTCGAGCTGGAGGGACGGCCGGTCGAGATCCGCAGCCCCGGCGAGGCGCTCGAGTCCGGGATCGCCTATCTGACCGAGGACCGCAAGGCGCTCGGCCTGTTCCTGGACATGTCATGTCTTGATAACATCAACCTCGCCGTGCTCGCGCGCGATGCGAAGCTCGGCTGGTTCCTGGATCGCGACAAGGCGCGCGAGCGCGCCGACAGGGCCTTCGCGGGGCTGAGCATCCGCGCCGCCAATGTCAGCGTGCCCGCAGGCGGGCTCTCCGGCGGCAATCAGCAGAAGCTGCTCCTGTCGCGGCTTCTCGCCATCGCGCCAAAAGCGTTGATCCTCGACGAGCCGACGCGTGGCGTCGATGTCGGCGCCAAGTCGGAGATCTATTCGATCATCGACAATCTGGCCAAGGCCGGCACCGCGATCCTCGTCATCTCGTCCGATCTGCCTGAGATCATCGGCATCTGCGACCGGGTCGTCGTCATGCGTTCCGGGCGCATCGCCGGCGAGGTGACGCGCGGCCCTCATTCGCCGCTGACACAAGAGGACATCATGGCGCTTGCCACGGGGATGGAGCATCTCGATGCCTGA
- a CDS encoding FAD-dependent oxidoreductase — protein sequence MLVGRSVLETGLTASVLIAGGGPCGLMLANELGRRGVSAILIDDKPGTAFNPQANATQARSMEHYRRLGFADEIRREGLPADYPTDVAYFTRYAGYELARFALPSSARASELIRGMSGSWSAAELPHRVSQKYVEAVLRRHAERLPGIELNYGHRLVSFAETVDGIVGEVECLDDGSRFQVRADFLVGADGPRSMVRQSLGIVYGGQTGTQRDFMGGRMLAVYLRSPDFYASIPHARAWMYNCFNGDRRAFMASVNGRDEFAFHTQLRPGEDERAITINEAKAAFQRACGAPIDCEVLSFLTWTAGHALVADGMQRGRVFLGGDAAHLFTPTGGLGYNTAIEDAVNLGWKLASVVRGLSPAALLDSYDIERRPVALRNTDYARRFADSLGLFAPAPDIEDATDAGNEARRTAGIYLEQHARAEFNIPGVTFGGRYDGSPIIVSDGSRPPPDAANVYVPSACPGGRAPHAWLDDGVSLYDLFGFEWTLLQFGEAASAHAGVAGAAHALGVDLKLVTLPAALRDLYDADLALIRPDQIVAWRGAASQAGAIGQVLARALGRHASDSAAVLCTSPAASAGRE from the coding sequence ATGCTGGTAGGGAGAAGCGTCTTGGAAACAGGTCTCACAGCCTCTGTGCTGATCGCGGGCGGGGGGCCTTGCGGGCTGATGCTGGCCAATGAGCTCGGCCGGCGCGGCGTGTCCGCGATCCTGATCGACGACAAGCCGGGCACCGCGTTCAATCCGCAAGCCAATGCGACGCAGGCGCGCTCGATGGAGCACTACCGGCGGCTGGGTTTTGCCGACGAGATCAGGCGCGAAGGTCTGCCCGCCGACTATCCCACCGATGTTGCGTACTTTACCCGCTATGCCGGCTACGAACTCGCGCGCTTCGCGTTGCCCTCTTCGGCGCGCGCGAGCGAGCTCATCAGGGGCATGTCGGGTTCCTGGAGCGCGGCGGAGTTGCCGCACCGGGTCTCGCAGAAATATGTCGAGGCGGTCCTGCGCCGCCATGCCGAACGGCTTCCCGGCATCGAACTCAACTATGGCCACCGACTCGTCAGTTTCGCCGAAACCGTTGACGGCATCGTGGGCGAAGTCGAATGCCTCGATGACGGCAGCCGTTTTCAGGTTCGCGCGGACTTCCTCGTCGGCGCCGACGGGCCGCGCTCGATGGTGCGCCAATCCCTCGGGATCGTCTATGGCGGCCAGACCGGAACGCAACGCGACTTCATGGGTGGCCGTATGCTGGCGGTCTATCTCCGCTCGCCGGACTTCTACGCGAGCATCCCGCACGCCAGGGCGTGGATGTACAATTGTTTCAACGGTGATCGCCGCGCGTTCATGGCATCGGTGAACGGACGCGACGAATTCGCGTTTCACACGCAGCTTCGGCCGGGCGAGGACGAGCGTGCAATCACGATCAACGAGGCGAAGGCTGCGTTCCAGCGAGCCTGCGGTGCGCCGATCGACTGTGAGGTGCTGTCCTTCCTGACCTGGACCGCCGGTCACGCGCTGGTCGCGGACGGCATGCAACGGGGCAGGGTCTTTCTCGGTGGCGACGCGGCGCATCTGTTCACGCCGACCGGCGGGCTCGGCTACAACACCGCGATCGAGGACGCGGTCAACCTCGGCTGGAAGCTCGCAAGCGTCGTCAGGGGTCTGAGCCCGGCAGCGCTGCTCGACAGCTACGACATCGAGCGGCGTCCGGTGGCGCTCCGCAACACCGACTACGCCCGGCGCTTTGCCGATTCGCTCGGCCTGTTCGCGCCGGCGCCCGACATCGAGGACGCCACGGACGCGGGCAACGAAGCGCGGCGGACGGCAGGCATTTACCTCGAGCAGCACGCCCGTGCGGAGTTCAACATCCCCGGTGTGACCTTCGGCGGCCGCTACGACGGCTCGCCGATCATCGTCTCCGATGGCAGCCGGCCGCCGCCCGATGCCGCGAACGTCTACGTGCCCAGCGCCTGTCCCGGCGGCCGCGCGCCGCATGCGTGGCTGGACGACGGCGTGTCCTTGTATGACCTGTTCGGGTTCGAATGGACGCTGCTCCAGTTCGGCGAGGCTGCGTCGGCCCACGCGGGCGTCGCTGGCGCCGCTCACGCCCTCGGGGTGGATTTGAAGCTCGTCACGCTGCCGGCGGCCTTGCGCGATCTCTACGATGCCGATCTCGCCTTGATACGTCCCGACCAGATCGTGGCCTGGCGCGGTGCCGCGTCGCAGGCGGGAGCAATCGGCCAAGTCCTCGCCCGCGCGCTCGGACGCCATGCGAGCGACAGCGCGGCCGTACTTTGTACCTCGCCGGCGGCTTCAGCTGGCCGTGAATGA
- a CDS encoding ABC transporter permease subunit: MPDNSSQAQPAPTTTTNGAAAETKRQRVRMLISALGMLPVLLILCIGFHFLSEGRFFTGQNLGIVLQQAAVNTVLAAGMTFVILTGGIDLSVGSILAASAMAGLTLSKMPELGMLWLPASLLTGLGFGVVNGALIALLRLPPFIVTLGSLTAVRGLARLLGADTTVFNPSIPYAFIGNGSLTLIPGVASIPWLSVIALLVILLSWLVLRRTVLGVHIYAVGGNESAARLAGIKVWAVLIFVYGISGLFAGLGGAMQAARLYAANGLQLGQSYELDAITAVILGGTSFVGGIGSIWGTLVGALIIAVLSNGLILVGVSDIWQYVIKGLVIIGAVALDRYRLQGSART; this comes from the coding sequence ATGCCTGACAATAGCTCGCAGGCGCAGCCAGCTCCGACCACGACGACCAACGGCGCAGCCGCCGAGACAAAGCGCCAGCGCGTGAGGATGCTGATCAGCGCACTCGGCATGCTGCCGGTGCTGCTGATTCTCTGCATCGGCTTCCATTTCCTGTCGGAGGGGCGCTTCTTCACCGGACAGAATCTCGGCATCGTGTTGCAGCAGGCCGCGGTGAACACCGTGCTCGCCGCAGGCATGACCTTCGTCATCCTCACCGGCGGCATCGACCTCTCGGTCGGCTCGATCCTGGCGGCCTCCGCGATGGCCGGCTTGACGCTCTCCAAGATGCCGGAGCTCGGCATGCTGTGGCTGCCGGCCTCGCTTCTCACCGGCCTTGGCTTCGGGGTCGTCAACGGCGCGCTGATTGCGCTGCTTCGCCTGCCGCCTTTCATCGTCACGCTCGGCTCTCTCACCGCCGTGCGCGGCCTGGCGCGGCTGCTCGGGGCCGACACCACCGTTTTCAATCCCTCCATTCCCTATGCCTTCATCGGCAACGGCTCGCTCACGCTCATCCCCGGCGTCGCGTCGATCCCGTGGCTCTCGGTGATCGCCTTGCTCGTCATCCTCCTCTCGTGGCTGGTGCTGCGCCGCACCGTACTCGGTGTGCACATCTATGCGGTGGGCGGCAATGAAAGCGCGGCGCGGCTTGCCGGCATCAAGGTCTGGGCCGTGCTTATTTTCGTCTACGGTATCTCCGGGCTTTTCGCCGGGCTCGGCGGTGCGATGCAGGCGGCGCGGCTCTATGCGGCCAACGGCCTGCAGCTCGGCCAGTCCTACGAGCTCGACGCAATCACCGCCGTGATCCTGGGCGGCACCTCCTTCGTCGGCGGTATCGGCTCGATCTGGGGCACGCTGGTCGGTGCGTTGATCATCGCCGTGCTGTCGAATGGCCTGATCCTCGTCGGCGTCTCCGACATCTGGCAATATGTGATCAAGGGCCTGGTCATCATCGGCGCCGTGGCGCTCGATCGCTACCGGCTGCAAGGCTCCGCCAGAACATGA
- a CDS encoding MarR family winged helix-turn-helix transcriptional regulator: MKAKTAGTASGTAWRHANIGRLLNNAVRRFEGRVLELMSERGHDETRIAHVSLTRNLDVEGTRLTELARRASMSKQAMGELVDQCAELGLVDRIADPTDRRARIVMFTPAGHKWLNAFRDAVDIAEGEMRAELGKATMEAILKGLALYGAKFDTLDDAN; encoded by the coding sequence GTGAAAGCCAAGACAGCCGGCACCGCATCCGGCACGGCGTGGCGGCATGCCAATATCGGTCGCCTGCTCAACAACGCCGTGCGGCGCTTCGAGGGCCGCGTGCTCGAACTGATGAGCGAGCGCGGTCACGACGAGACGCGCATTGCGCATGTCAGCCTGACCCGCAATCTCGACGTCGAGGGGACGAGGCTCACGGAACTCGCCCGCCGCGCCTCGATGAGCAAGCAGGCGATGGGCGAGCTAGTCGATCAATGCGCAGAACTCGGCCTCGTCGATCGTATCGCGGACCCGACCGACCGGCGCGCGCGCATCGTCATGTTCACGCCGGCCGGTCACAAATGGCTCAATGCGTTCCGCGATGCCGTCGATATCGCCGAGGGCGAGATGCGTGCGGAGCTCGGCAAGGCCACGATGGAGGCCATCCTGAAGGGGCTGGCGCTCTATGGCGCGAAGTTCGACACGCTCGACGATGCCAATTAG
- a CDS encoding maleylacetate reductase, protein MIGSFTFENLPCRVVFGSGALASAKAEVERLGGTRALVLTTPQQEAQGKSLGTALGPLYAGLFSGATMHTPVDVTKRALAAMKACEADCVVSLGGGSTTGLGKALALRTGINQLCIPTTYAGSEMTPIVGQTENGLKTTVRDAAILPETVIYDVDLTLTLPANLAATSGINAIAHAVEALYARDANPVTSLMAEEGIRALARALPAIAARSDDREARTEALYGAWLCGVCLGTVGMALHHKLCHTLGGSFDLPHAETHTIVLPHALAYNAPAVPDAMARISRAIGAADASQGLYDLAKRLGAKLALRDVGMPESGIDKAADLAVTNAYWNPRPLERDAIRDLIARAWAGEPPAAIKAAA, encoded by the coding sequence ATGATCGGTTCGTTCACCTTTGAAAACCTGCCCTGCCGCGTCGTGTTCGGCAGCGGAGCGCTTGCGTCGGCCAAGGCCGAGGTGGAGCGGCTGGGCGGCACGCGCGCCCTGGTGCTGACGACGCCGCAGCAGGAAGCACAAGGCAAGAGCCTGGGGACCGCGCTCGGCCCGCTCTATGCCGGACTGTTTTCCGGCGCCACCATGCATACGCCGGTCGACGTCACCAAGCGGGCGCTCGCAGCGATGAAGGCGTGCGAGGCCGACTGCGTCGTCTCGCTCGGCGGCGGCTCCACCACGGGCCTCGGCAAGGCTTTGGCCTTGCGTACCGGAATCAATCAGCTCTGCATCCCCACCACCTATGCCGGCTCGGAGATGACGCCGATCGTCGGCCAGACCGAGAACGGCCTGAAGACCACGGTGCGCGATGCCGCGATCCTGCCCGAGACCGTGATCTACGATGTCGATCTGACCCTGACGCTGCCCGCGAATCTGGCCGCAACATCCGGCATCAACGCCATCGCCCATGCCGTCGAGGCGCTCTATGCGCGCGACGCCAATCCCGTGACGTCCTTGATGGCGGAAGAAGGCATCCGGGCGCTGGCCCGCGCCCTGCCCGCGATCGCCGCCAGAAGCGACGATCGCGAGGCCCGCACCGAAGCGCTCTATGGCGCCTGGCTGTGCGGCGTCTGCCTCGGCACCGTCGGCATGGCGCTGCATCACAAGCTCTGCCACACGCTCGGCGGCAGCTTCGACCTGCCGCATGCCGAGACACACACCATCGTGCTGCCGCATGCGCTGGCCTACAACGCACCGGCGGTGCCCGACGCGATGGCGCGGATCTCGCGCGCGATCGGCGCGGCCGATGCCTCGCAGGGACTCTATGATCTCGCCAAGCGGCTGGGTGCGAAGCTGGCGCTGCGAGACGTCGGCATGCCCGAAAGCGGCATCGACAAAGCCGCTGATCTCGCGGTGACGAACGCCTACTGGAATCCGCGTCCGCTCGAGCGCGACGCCATCCGTGACCTGATCGCACGTGCCTGGGCCGGCGAGCCGCCGGCCGCGATCAAAGCGGCGGCTTGA
- a CDS encoding Dabb family protein, with protein MSGPIRHIVMWRLRGETQEERSAARVKVKTLFEGLKGRIEGLTHIEVGLDVSAVDYACDVVLFSEFTDQAALSAYANHPEHLRVREALGDLRIGRFQVDYPIKETGA; from the coding sequence ATGTCAGGCCCGATCAGGCACATCGTGATGTGGCGGCTGCGCGGGGAGACCCAAGAGGAGCGTTCCGCCGCCCGGGTCAAGGTCAAGACCCTGTTCGAGGGCCTCAAGGGACGGATCGAGGGCCTCACCCACATCGAAGTCGGGCTGGACGTCAGCGCGGTCGACTACGCCTGCGACGTGGTCCTGTTCTCCGAATTCACTGACCAGGCCGCGCTCAGCGCCTATGCCAACCACCCGGAACATCTGCGCGTGCGCGAGGCGCTGGGTGACTTGCGGATCGGACGCTTCCAGGTCGATTATCCCATCAAAGAGACCGGCGCATGA
- the xylB gene encoding xylulokinase, with product MYLGIDLGTSAVKTVLVDDAQRVIASESRPLTTASPQAGYYEQDPAQWIDATFATLDALKATHPGALSAVKGIGLSGQMHGATLLDASSRPLRPCILWNDGRAAAECRVLEQRWPALRATTGNKAMPGFTAPKLLWIATHEPDIFAATKLVLLPKAYLRLVLSGEAIEDVSDASGSLWLDAARRDWSDAALAATGLSRDHMARLVEGCAAATTLRGELARRWGMTRQPIIAGGAGDNPAGAVGIGAIRPGTAFVSLGTSGALLAPADRIAANPDRLVHTFCHAVPGMWIQAGAILSAASCLAWAARLFGVTEAELLAPLGSRPQAPSPVSFLPYLAGERTPHDDPVVRGMLDGLSHGTDRAAIVQAVLEGVAFALADCRDALASAGIAIAEADVIGGGSRSPFWLSVLANVLNVPIHRFAGGETGAAFGAARLGRLAVTGEAIDVVCTRPQRIETFEPDAGLTEAYAGLLPAWRELYRPRH from the coding sequence ATGTATCTCGGCATCGATCTCGGCACCTCCGCAGTCAAGACCGTTCTCGTCGATGATGCCCAGCGCGTGATCGCAAGCGAGAGCCGGCCGCTGACGACCGCCTCGCCGCAGGCGGGATATTATGAGCAGGATCCCGCGCAGTGGATCGATGCGACCTTCGCCACGCTGGATGCCCTGAAGGCGACGCATCCCGGCGCGCTGTCGGCCGTCAAAGGCATTGGGCTGTCCGGCCAGATGCACGGCGCCACGCTGCTCGATGCGAGCTCGAGACCCTTGCGGCCCTGCATCCTCTGGAACGACGGACGCGCAGCCGCCGAATGCCGTGTCCTGGAGCAGCGTTGGCCCGCCTTGCGTGCGACAACAGGCAACAAGGCCATGCCGGGATTCACCGCGCCAAAACTGCTTTGGATCGCGACGCATGAGCCCGACATCTTCGCGGCGACGAAGCTCGTTCTGTTGCCAAAGGCCTATTTGCGCCTGGTGCTATCAGGCGAGGCCATCGAGGATGTCTCGGATGCGTCGGGATCGCTTTGGCTCGACGCCGCGCGCCGGGACTGGTCGGACGCGGCACTGGCCGCGACCGGCCTGTCGCGCGATCACATGGCGCGTCTGGTCGAGGGATGCGCGGCCGCAACGACCTTGCGCGGCGAGCTGGCGCGGCGTTGGGGTATGACCCGGCAGCCGATCATTGCGGGCGGCGCGGGGGACAATCCGGCAGGTGCCGTCGGCATCGGCGCAATCCGGCCGGGAACCGCCTTCGTGTCGCTGGGAACTTCGGGTGCCTTGCTCGCACCGGCCGACCGGATCGCCGCGAACCCCGATCGCCTCGTCCACACGTTCTGCCATGCCGTTCCCGGCATGTGGATTCAGGCTGGCGCGATCCTCTCGGCCGCCTCCTGTTTGGCCTGGGCCGCGCGCTTGTTCGGCGTCACCGAGGCCGAGCTGCTGGCGCCGCTCGGATCGCGCCCGCAGGCGCCATCGCCGGTGAGCTTCCTGCCTTATCTCGCGGGTGAGCGGACGCCGCACGACGATCCCGTCGTGCGCGGCATGCTCGATGGTTTGAGCCATGGCACGGATCGCGCAGCGATCGTGCAGGCGGTGCTCGAAGGCGTTGCTTTCGCGCTTGCCGATTGCCGGGACGCGCTCGCGAGTGCCGGCATTGCGATCGCGGAAGCCGATGTCATTGGCGGGGGATCGCGATCCCCGTTCTGGCTCTCGGTGCTGGCGAATGTGCTGAATGTTCCAATCCATCGCTTTGCCGGAGGCGAGACCGGCGCGGCGTTCGGTGCGGCGAGATTGGGGCGGCTTGCTGTCACCGGTGAGGCAATCGATGTCGTATGCACACGGCCGCAGCGCATCGAGACGTTCGAACCTGACGCCGGGCTGACGGAAGCTTATGCCGGGCTGCTTCCCGCGTGGCGCGAACTGTATCGGCCGCGCCACTAG
- a CDS encoding ABC transporter substrate-binding protein, whose product MLKTIMLAGAATALVLSTAPSFAKELKSIGVSLGSMGNPFFVALSKGAEFEAKKTNPNVKITTVGFEYDLGKQVTQIDNFIAAGVDLILLNPGDPKAIGPAIRKAQAAGIVVVAVDTAAEGADATVTTNNVQAGEISCQYIVDKLGGKGDVIIENGPQVSAVIDRVVGCKNVFSKNPGIKVLSNDQDGKGSREGGLTVAQGYLTRFPKIDAIFAINDPQAIGTDLAARQQNRSGIIITAVDGAPDIEAALKDPQSPQIQASASQDPFFMARRAVQVGVGILNGQKPASTVELLPSKLVTRDNVAQYKGWTSDRSQ is encoded by the coding sequence ATGTTGAAGACAATCATGCTCGCCGGCGCCGCGACGGCGCTGGTCTTAAGCACCGCGCCGTCCTTCGCCAAGGAGCTCAAGTCGATCGGCGTCTCGCTGGGGTCGATGGGCAACCCGTTCTTCGTCGCGCTGTCGAAGGGCGCGGAGTTCGAGGCCAAGAAGACCAATCCCAATGTGAAGATCACGACGGTCGGCTTCGAATACGATCTCGGCAAGCAGGTGACCCAGATCGACAATTTCATCGCTGCCGGTGTCGACCTGATCCTGTTGAACCCCGGCGATCCCAAGGCGATCGGGCCGGCGATCAGGAAGGCGCAAGCGGCGGGCATCGTCGTCGTCGCGGTCGATACCGCGGCCGAAGGCGCCGATGCCACGGTGACCACGAACAACGTGCAGGCCGGCGAGATCTCGTGCCAGTACATCGTCGACAAACTGGGCGGCAAGGGCGACGTCATCATCGAGAACGGGCCGCAGGTCTCCGCCGTGATCGATCGTGTCGTCGGCTGCAAGAACGTGTTCTCGAAGAATCCCGGCATCAAGGTGTTGTCCAACGACCAGGACGGCAAAGGCTCGCGCGAGGGCGGCCTCACCGTCGCGCAGGGCTATCTGACCCGCTTTCCCAAGATCGACGCCATCTTCGCCATCAACGATCCGCAGGCGATCGGCACCGACCTTGCGGCGCGCCAGCAGAACCGCAGCGGCATCATCATCACGGCGGTCGACGGCGCCCCCGATATCGAAGCCGCGCTGAAAGATCCGCAATCGCCGCAGATCCAGGCCTCGGCTTCGCAGGACCCGTTCTTCATGGCGCGGCGGGCCGTGCAGGTCGGTGTCGGCATTCTCAACGGCCAGAAGCCGGCCTCGACCGTCGAGCTGCTGCCGTCCAAGCTCGTGACCAGGGACAACGTCGCCCAGTACAAGGGGTGGACCTCGGATCGCTCCCAGTAA